The Flavobacterium piscisymbiosum genome includes a region encoding these proteins:
- a CDS encoding sugar porter family MFS transporter, with product MKNYNYTFLLSISLVAALGGLLFGYDWVVIGGAKPFYEIYFGISDSPALQGWAMSSALVGCVAGAAVAGKLADNYGRRPMLIVAAVLFSISAIGTGASETFTIFIIWRIIGGIGIGIASTISPLYIAEIAPQETRGLFVSINQLTVVIGILAAQITNMLITEVIPADYSHAEILASWNGQTGWRWMFWAGFFPAVLFFILMFLIPESPRYLAKKGKYDSAENTLTKIGGLAYAKEASVKIKETFSHETEKTDFRMLLDKKALPILTIGIVLAAFQQWCGINIIFNYAQEIFVSAGYSINDLFMNIVITGNINLIFTLVAMGTVDKIGRKKLMLFGSGALAVIYALLGYFYYTNVTGFPLLLLVLLAIAIYAMSLAPITWVILSEIFPNRIRGVAMSVATFALWIASALLVQTFPIFNEYLGTSGTFWLYGIICALGFVFVFRKLPETKNKSLEEIEELMVSDKKSKNIL from the coding sequence ATGAAAAATTATAATTATACCTTTTTACTATCAATTAGCCTTGTTGCAGCATTGGGTGGTTTACTCTTTGGTTACGACTGGGTTGTAATAGGTGGTGCAAAACCATTTTACGAAATTTATTTTGGCATTTCAGATTCTCCGGCTTTACAAGGCTGGGCAATGAGTAGTGCACTTGTAGGCTGTGTTGCGGGAGCTGCTGTTGCCGGAAAACTGGCAGATAATTACGGAAGACGTCCTATGTTGATCGTTGCCGCAGTATTATTCTCTATATCGGCGATAGGTACAGGAGCTTCAGAAACCTTCACAATCTTTATTATTTGGAGAATTATTGGCGGAATCGGAATTGGGATTGCATCGACAATTTCGCCTTTATATATTGCCGAAATCGCGCCACAAGAAACCCGAGGACTTTTTGTATCGATCAACCAACTTACCGTCGTTATAGGTATTCTTGCTGCGCAAATCACTAATATGCTGATTACCGAAGTCATTCCGGCTGATTATTCTCACGCTGAAATTCTGGCTTCCTGGAACGGACAAACGGGATGGAGATGGATGTTTTGGGCAGGATTTTTTCCCGCAGTTTTATTCTTTATTCTAATGTTTTTAATTCCGGAAAGCCCAAGATATTTGGCTAAAAAAGGAAAATATGATTCGGCAGAAAATACACTTACTAAAATTGGAGGTTTGGCTTACGCCAAAGAAGCTTCGGTAAAAATAAAAGAAACGTTCTCTCATGAAACAGAGAAAACCGATTTCAGAATGTTACTGGACAAAAAAGCTTTACCAATTCTAACAATTGGGATTGTTCTCGCTGCTTTCCAACAATGGTGCGGTATCAATATCATTTTCAACTACGCTCAGGAAATCTTTGTTTCAGCGGGTTACAGCATCAATGATTTGTTTATGAATATTGTAATTACCGGAAATATCAACTTGATTTTTACGTTGGTTGCGATGGGTACAGTAGACAAAATTGGCCGTAAAAAGTTAATGCTTTTTGGCTCGGGCGCACTTGCTGTAATCTACGCTTTATTGGGTTATTTTTATTACACGAATGTCACCGGTTTCCCTTTATTATTACTGGTATTACTGGCGATTGCTATTTATGCCATGTCCCTTGCTCCTATTACCTGGGTGATTTTATCTGAAATTTTCCCTAACCGAATCCGTGGTGTTGCGATGTCAGTTGCCACATTTGCGCTCTGGATCGCCTCTGCTCTTTTAGTACAAACCTTCCCTATTTTCAACGAATATCTGGGCACATCAGGCACTTTCTGGTTGTACGGAATTATCTGTGCCTTAGGATTTGTGTTTGTATTTAGAAAACTTCCTGAAACCAAAAACAAAAGTCTCGAAGAGATTGAAGAACTGATGGTTTCTGATAAAAAATCAAAGAATATTCTATAA
- a CDS encoding AraC family transcriptional regulator gives MKNLTQKEKIKVKEGFLGQRMIVIPKNILSEIKNNGLISSLYFTDIGVFPNASHHSMKRKHGSKQYILIYCYKGEGIISKENKTITLKANTFYIIPPEVAHDYYALKQNPWSIYWLHFTGPQAPHFYEKFITEFPDTAPQLSLEERRIELFENILDVMEDGYSASNLEYANLSLWQLLNAFLYERFFIKKNRIFSEDNTIESAIDYMKKHLDLSLKINDVATYFNYSSSHFFTLFKKQTGYSPIHYFNYLKMQKACQYLSFTTMSIKEISFALGFNDPLYFSRLFKKIMSTSPIQYRTEYKQ, from the coding sequence ATGAAGAATTTAACACAAAAGGAAAAAATAAAAGTTAAGGAAGGCTTTTTAGGGCAACGCATGATTGTGATTCCTAAAAACATACTTTCGGAAATAAAAAATAACGGACTTATATCAAGTTTGTATTTTACCGATATTGGCGTTTTCCCAAATGCAAGTCATCACTCGATGAAACGAAAACACGGAAGTAAACAATATATATTGATTTATTGTTATAAAGGTGAAGGCATTATTAGTAAAGAAAATAAAACAATAACGCTCAAGGCGAATACCTTTTATATAATACCACCGGAAGTGGCTCACGATTATTATGCTTTAAAGCAAAATCCATGGAGTATTTATTGGCTGCATTTTACCGGACCGCAAGCGCCACATTTCTATGAAAAATTCATCACCGAATTTCCGGACACAGCGCCCCAATTATCGCTGGAGGAAAGACGTATCGAGCTTTTTGAAAACATACTCGATGTTATGGAAGACGGCTACAGCGCCAGTAATCTGGAATATGCCAATCTCTCGTTATGGCAATTACTGAACGCTTTTTTATATGAGCGATTTTTCATCAAAAAAAACAGGATATTTTCAGAGGATAATACTATTGAGTCTGCAATTGACTATATGAAAAAGCATTTGGATTTATCCTTAAAAATCAATGATGTAGCCACGTATTTTAATTATTCATCTTCGCACTTTTTTACCTTGTTCAAGAAGCAAACAGGCTATTCACCCATACATTATTTCAACTATTTAAAAATGCAAAAAGCCTGTCAGTATCTAAGCTTCACTACTATGAGTATAAAGGAAATAAGCTTTGCTTTGGGGTTTAATGATCCGTTGTATTTCTCTCGTTTATTCAAAAAAATAATGAGTACATCACCCATACAATATCGCACTGAATACAAGCAGTAG
- a CDS encoding aldose epimerase family protein, with protein sequence MNPINKIVYEPFGVCDDKEIFKFKLTNVHGNCVELLNYGAVVKSIVVPDKNGNKENVVLGFSTLDGYLKDTSYIGATVGRFANRINNAEFSIENKTFHLDKNDGKNNNHSGSAGFNDKVFDFIINEDSVVFTLESKNEEGGFPGNVSTKVIYKWTDKNELKIEFLAVADEPTPLNFTNHSYFNLSACAEKIHHHKLNIQATRILESTPDYIPTGKIIPADNYLLFNYKLIDVMQNNGLNIYYVFDRNSANENAVCELFEEKSGRLMRVYTSYPGVQLYTGDYLNSATMGEHSKSYKAFDGLCLECQYYPDSPNHAHFPNVIFEAGQVYNETITYAFDVMISKYATD encoded by the coding sequence ATGAATCCTATTAATAAGATTGTATACGAACCTTTTGGGGTTTGTGATGACAAAGAAATCTTTAAATTCAAACTAACAAATGTTCACGGAAACTGCGTTGAACTGCTTAATTATGGTGCCGTAGTAAAGTCCATAGTAGTGCCGGATAAAAACGGAAATAAAGAAAACGTGGTTCTTGGATTTTCAACTTTAGATGGATATTTAAAAGACACTTCTTATATAGGAGCAACGGTTGGGCGTTTTGCCAACAGAATCAATAATGCCGAGTTTTCGATCGAAAATAAAACTTTTCATCTCGATAAAAATGACGGTAAAAACAACAATCATAGCGGTTCGGCTGGATTTAATGATAAAGTATTTGATTTTATTATAAACGAAGATTCTGTAGTTTTTACTTTAGAAAGTAAAAATGAAGAAGGCGGTTTTCCCGGAAATGTAAGCACAAAAGTCATTTATAAATGGACAGATAAAAACGAACTCAAAATTGAATTTTTGGCTGTTGCCGATGAACCAACACCGCTCAATTTTACCAATCATTCTTATTTTAATTTATCCGCTTGCGCCGAAAAAATACACCATCATAAACTGAATATTCAGGCAACTAGAATTCTCGAAAGTACTCCGGATTATATTCCGACAGGAAAAATAATTCCGGCAGATAATTATTTGCTTTTTAATTATAAACTAATCGATGTCATGCAAAATAACGGATTGAACATCTATTATGTTTTTGATCGAAATTCGGCCAATGAAAATGCGGTCTGCGAATTGTTTGAAGAAAAATCAGGGCGATTAATGCGTGTTTATACTTCGTATCCTGGCGTGCAATTGTATACCGGAGATTATTTAAACAGCGCGACAATGGGAGAACATTCAAAGAGTTACAAAGCTTTTGACGGACTTTGTTTAGAATGCCAATATTATCCGGATAGTCCTAATCATGCTCATTTTCCTAATGTCATTTTCGAAGCAGGGCAAGTTTATAACGAAACGATTACTTATGCTTTTGATGTTATGATTTCAAAATATGCGACAGATTAA
- a CDS encoding glycoside hydrolase family 97 protein, whose protein sequence is MKKMFIHRSLSLLIPAMFLAQVSVKAQNEGLSLKSKDNLNKIELSLAEGGKLFYNVTRKDKTIILDSPLGLTFENNDFTSGLSVVKVSAIEEKREKYELKVANNKVADHVFKSKSVTFKNKQGALMTIDLIAGAEGVAFRYKFTDKEPQKRVVTNEITGFHIEQNAKGWLQPYNKAGDYTPGYEDFYVNVKSGDPITGARNESIGWCMPALFNVNNTKNWVLIAESGADGTFPGCHLLPDSTNGIYSIGFAKKDEKFTLPLPDKEAYPESNLPWTMPWRVIMIGDKAGDILLSTMITDLAPASKIEDTSWIVPGKAAWSWWSHPEDFTPEMYNKFTDVSASFGFRYTLFDAGWEKANKEGKIIDYALSKGVQPLVWGYSAEYFDSQKRKNRFKELESMGVKGVKIDFWCSDRQEVMAALQGVFEDAAKEHLLVNLHGTTIPRGWHRTWPNFVTAEAILGTESYFYEPRFPEKAAEQNTVLPFTRNVAGPADYTPFALTFRKYKRLNTATHELAMAMIYTSGIIHFADSEEVFNSLPDALKNLLKEMPATWDKTEYIIADPGKTIVLSRQKDNLSYIVGINGTNAAEPISIDLKKYGKGFSKFRVISEGKDPLMEFKVETYPLTSNWKYNLAPKGGFIIQFIK, encoded by the coding sequence ATGAAAAAAATGTTTATTCACCGATCTTTAAGTTTGCTGATCCCTGCAATGTTTCTTGCTCAGGTCAGCGTTAAAGCACAAAACGAAGGACTTTCTCTGAAGTCAAAAGACAATCTAAATAAAATTGAATTGTCTTTGGCAGAGGGAGGAAAGTTGTTTTATAATGTTACCCGCAAGGATAAAACCATAATTTTAGATTCTCCGCTTGGTTTGACTTTTGAAAACAATGATTTTACATCAGGTTTATCGGTTGTAAAAGTTTCAGCTATTGAAGAAAAACGTGAAAAGTATGAGCTTAAAGTGGCTAATAATAAAGTTGCAGATCACGTCTTTAAAAGTAAAAGCGTAACCTTCAAAAACAAACAAGGCGCTTTAATGACAATAGATTTAATTGCGGGCGCAGAAGGCGTTGCTTTTAGATATAAATTCACTGACAAAGAGCCACAAAAGAGAGTGGTTACCAATGAAATTACAGGATTTCATATCGAACAAAATGCAAAAGGCTGGCTTCAACCGTATAATAAAGCAGGAGATTATACGCCGGGTTATGAAGATTTTTATGTAAATGTAAAGTCAGGTGATCCAATAACTGGTGCGCGAAATGAATCTATAGGTTGGTGTATGCCGGCGCTTTTTAATGTAAATAATACTAAAAACTGGGTGCTGATTGCAGAATCAGGAGCAGACGGCACATTTCCGGGATGTCATTTATTACCGGATTCTACGAATGGAATTTACAGCATAGGATTTGCTAAAAAAGACGAAAAATTTACCCTGCCTTTACCGGATAAAGAAGCTTATCCAGAATCAAATTTACCATGGACAATGCCTTGGAGAGTGATCATGATTGGTGATAAAGCAGGAGATATATTACTGTCGACGATGATTACCGATTTGGCTCCGGCCTCTAAAATTGAAGATACTTCATGGATTGTACCGGGAAAAGCGGCTTGGTCTTGGTGGTCACATCCTGAAGATTTCACGCCTGAAATGTATAATAAGTTTACGGATGTTTCGGCTTCGTTTGGATTCAGATATACGCTTTTTGATGCCGGATGGGAAAAGGCGAATAAAGAAGGAAAAATTATTGATTATGCTTTGTCTAAAGGAGTTCAGCCATTAGTTTGGGGATATTCAGCAGAATATTTTGATTCACAAAAAAGAAAAAACAGGTTTAAGGAACTGGAAAGTATGGGCGTAAAAGGTGTTAAAATAGATTTTTGGTGCTCAGACAGGCAAGAGGTTATGGCAGCGCTGCAAGGCGTTTTTGAAGATGCGGCTAAAGAACATTTGTTAGTGAATTTACACGGCACAACAATACCAAGAGGATGGCACAGAACATGGCCTAATTTTGTAACGGCAGAAGCTATTTTAGGAACAGAAAGTTATTTTTATGAGCCAAGATTTCCTGAAAAAGCAGCAGAACAAAATACGGTATTACCGTTTACAAGAAACGTAGCAGGACCTGCTGATTATACGCCATTTGCGTTAACTTTTAGAAAATATAAGCGCTTAAATACTGCAACACACGAGCTTGCTATGGCGATGATTTATACGTCAGGTATTATTCATTTTGCCGATTCTGAGGAGGTTTTTAATTCACTTCCTGATGCGCTTAAGAATTTATTGAAAGAGATGCCTGCAACCTGGGATAAAACAGAATATATAATTGCAGATCCGGGGAAAACGATTGTTTTATCCCGTCAGAAAGACAATCTTTCTTATATTGTTGGGATAAATGGTACAAATGCAGCAGAGCCAATTTCTATAGATCTTAAAAAATACGGTAAAGGTTTTTCAAAATTCAGAGTTATCTCCGAAGGAAAAGATCCTTTAATGGAATTTAAAGTCGAAACGTATCCTTTAACTTCAAACTGGAAATATAATTTAGCTCCTAAAGGCGGATTTATTATTCAATTTATAAAGTAA
- a CDS encoding DUF3526 domain-containing protein, with amino-acid sequence MLALLFKNFIRSKGTKIGLIFLLVICFISLLIGQQFQQKQQNNIKEAALYQKEHIARNAAFHKDEMGLLLYYIKFSLVNATLPVNSLAIGQRDVNPSIQSVTIRGLEGQKYDSELNNPNNLLSGNIDFSFVLIYLFPLLIIAFSYNLVSEEKESGTWKIVATQSQNTFLYILKLFYIRILSLIALLTIVLFIAILFLKIPLNQSLFTFYGLGILYILFWFAISFFIVSLQKNSNFNAVILLTIWLFLIIILPAIINTYIVNKFPIPEALELTVKQRNAYHEKWDMDKKITMDKFYNHYPQFKTYPLPDKEFSWLWYYAMQQAGDDDSAKQSQELEHKLQQRNKASQIIAQFIPTLHTQLQLNEIAQSDLGNQLLFLKETKQFHEKMRLYFYPKIFDNADVSKENWSKFKIETFNDPSEISFAKAFLPLLFFNLLLIGFGWRNFNRKVI; translated from the coding sequence ATGTTAGCATTACTTTTTAAAAATTTCATACGATCTAAAGGAACCAAAATTGGACTGATTTTCCTTTTAGTAATTTGTTTTATAAGCCTTTTGATTGGACAACAATTTCAGCAAAAGCAACAAAATAACATCAAAGAAGCGGCACTTTATCAAAAAGAACATATTGCCCGAAATGCTGCTTTTCATAAAGATGAAATGGGGCTTCTGCTCTATTATATTAAATTTTCGCTGGTTAATGCAACTTTGCCCGTTAATAGTCTGGCAATTGGTCAGCGAGATGTAAACCCGTCCATACAAAGTGTTACAATTCGCGGTTTAGAAGGTCAGAAATACGATTCGGAACTTAACAATCCTAATAATCTTTTGTCCGGAAATATCGATTTTAGCTTTGTTTTGATTTATCTTTTTCCGCTTTTAATCATTGCGTTTTCTTATAATCTGGTTTCAGAAGAAAAAGAAAGCGGCACCTGGAAAATTGTGGCTACTCAAAGTCAAAACACTTTTTTGTATATTCTGAAGTTGTTTTATATCCGAATTTTAAGTCTGATTGCACTTTTAACGATCGTACTTTTTATAGCCATTCTGTTTTTGAAAATCCCGTTAAACCAGTCACTTTTTACATTTTACGGGCTCGGAATTCTGTACATTCTTTTTTGGTTTGCTATCAGCTTTTTCATTGTTTCCTTACAGAAGAATTCCAACTTTAATGCGGTTATTTTATTAACGATTTGGTTGTTTTTGATTATTATTTTACCGGCAATCATCAATACTTATATTGTCAATAAATTCCCAATTCCCGAAGCTCTGGAACTAACAGTAAAACAACGAAATGCCTATCATGAAAAATGGGATATGGATAAAAAAATAACAATGGATAAATTTTACAATCATTATCCGCAATTTAAAACTTATCCTTTGCCGGATAAAGAATTCAGCTGGCTTTGGTATTATGCCATGCAACAAGCAGGCGATGATGATTCGGCGAAACAATCTCAGGAATTAGAGCACAAATTACAGCAACGTAATAAAGCGAGTCAGATTATCGCGCAATTCATTCCTACTTTGCATACGCAGCTTCAACTCAACGAAATTGCCCAATCTGACTTAGGAAATCAGCTTTTGTTTTTGAAAGAGACAAAGCAGTTTCACGAAAAAATGCGTTTGTATTTCTATCCAAAAATCTTTGATAATGCCGATGTCAGTAAAGAAAACTGGTCTAAATTTAAAATAGAAACGTTTAACGATCCATCAGAAATTAGTTTTGCAAAAGCCTTTTTGCCTTTACTTTTTTTTAATTTATTATTGATTGGTTTTGGATGGCGAAATTTTAACCGCAAGGTTATTTAA